The following proteins come from a genomic window of Candidatus Binatia bacterium:
- a CDS encoding tetratricopeptide repeat protein has protein sequence MKGMERGHFATAAQRSFRFQTLRLLVATTCCLAWLNPTRDRIADGNHLFKQGKFDEAISKYGEALVDDPDSPLLNFNMGDANYKAGKYAEAMASYSRVRGGDDDSKRTAGTAYNAANAQYRLGAAAEAEKPQDALTAYAGALAAYRRALGADPSDQDTKFNYEFVSKKIEDLKKKLEEQKQQQQQDQKDQADQQKDQQQPEQPDQKDQNQQDKEQQKSDERKKEQEQQQEQAAQNKSDEQKKAEQQQAASPEAAGGQKQDQMSPQEAAALIDTAKNDELQPDEFARQVQGATVAEPAQDW, from the coding sequence ATGAAGGGCATGGAGCGCGGCCACTTCGCGACCGCTGCGCAGCGTTCCTTTCGGTTCCAGACGCTGAGGCTGCTGGTGGCCACCACCTGCTGCCTTGCCTGGCTCAACCCGACCCGCGACCGCATTGCCGACGGAAATCACTTGTTCAAACAAGGCAAGTTCGACGAGGCCATCAGCAAATACGGAGAGGCGCTGGTCGATGATCCCGACTCACCGCTCTTGAATTTCAACATGGGGGACGCCAACTACAAGGCCGGCAAGTACGCCGAGGCCATGGCGTCCTACTCGCGTGTTCGCGGTGGCGATGACGATTCCAAACGCACGGCCGGAACTGCGTACAATGCCGCCAACGCCCAATACCGGCTGGGCGCCGCCGCCGAAGCCGAGAAACCCCAGGACGCACTCACCGCGTACGCTGGCGCGCTGGCTGCGTACCGACGCGCCCTCGGCGCCGATCCCAGCGACCAGGATACCAAGTTCAACTACGAGTTCGTCAGCAAGAAGATCGAAGACCTGAAGAAGAAGCTCGAGGAGCAGAAACAGCAGCAGCAACAAGACCAGAAGGACCAGGCCGATCAACAAAAGGATCAACAGCAACCAGAGCAACCGGATCAGAAAGACCAGAACCAGCAGGACAAAGAGCAACAAAAGTCGGACGAACGGAAAAAGGAGCAGGAGCAGCAGCAGGAGCAAGCCGCACAGAACAAATCCGACGAGCAGAAGAAGGCAGAGCAGCAACAGGCCGCCTCGCCAGAAGCAGCCGGCGGCCAGAAGCAGGATCAGATGTCGCCGCAGGAGGCCGCCGCGCTGATCGACACCGCCAAGAACGACGAGCTACAACCCGACGAGTTCGCGCGCCAGGTTCAAGGCGCCACCGTCGCCGAGCCGGCACAGGATTGGTGA
- a CDS encoding VWA domain-containing protein translates to MDWRAPNLLWLLALLPATLVFFVWALRRRRTALERFAEARLLLALAPDLDERRQRWRAAMLLAALALLVVALAGPKWGFHWEEVHREGIDIIVALDTSRSMLAEDVKPNRLARAKLAVQDLVKQLHGDRIGLVAFAGSAFVQCPLTLDYEAFAESLRAVDIGIIPKGGTALAEAITTGIEAFEGHQGKHEAFILITDGEDHEGQIDEAAKQAADKGIKIYTVGIGTPDGDLIRITVDGQQSFLKDRRGQVVKSHLDDESLKKVATTTSGAYVHAEGPSLGLDVVYNDYIGRMEKRELKSTMERRFEERFQIPLLLAVLLLALEPLVGERRRRIGAATRRRWLAWRRSVA, encoded by the coding sequence ATGGACTGGCGCGCGCCCAATCTGCTCTGGCTTCTCGCGCTGCTTCCCGCGACCCTGGTCTTTTTTGTCTGGGCACTGCGCCGGCGGCGCACCGCGCTGGAGCGCTTCGCCGAAGCGCGCTTGCTGCTGGCCCTGGCCCCCGATCTCGACGAGCGCCGCCAGCGGTGGCGCGCCGCCATGCTTCTGGCGGCGCTGGCCCTGTTGGTGGTGGCACTGGCCGGTCCCAAGTGGGGCTTTCACTGGGAGGAGGTCCACCGCGAAGGGATCGACATCATCGTGGCGCTCGACACCTCGCGCAGCATGCTGGCCGAGGACGTGAAACCGAACCGCCTGGCGCGCGCCAAGCTGGCGGTGCAGGATCTCGTCAAACAACTGCATGGCGACCGCATCGGCCTGGTCGCGTTCGCAGGCAGCGCGTTTGTCCAGTGCCCGCTCACGCTCGACTACGAAGCTTTCGCGGAGAGCCTGCGCGCCGTCGACATTGGCATCATTCCGAAGGGTGGAACGGCACTGGCCGAAGCGATCACCACAGGGATCGAAGCCTTCGAAGGGCATCAGGGCAAGCATGAAGCGTTCATCCTCATCACCGATGGCGAAGATCACGAAGGGCAGATCGACGAGGCCGCCAAGCAGGCGGCGGACAAGGGCATCAAGATCTACACAGTCGGCATCGGCACACCGGACGGTGATCTCATCCGCATCACCGTCGATGGCCAGCAGAGCTTTCTGAAGGACCGCCGCGGCCAGGTAGTGAAGTCGCACCTCGACGATGAATCCTTGAAGAAGGTGGCCACGACCACGAGCGGCGCCTACGTACACGCCGAGGGTCCGAGTCTCGGCCTCGACGTCGTCTACAATGACTACATCGGCAGAATGGAAAAGCGCGAGCTGAAGAGCACCATGGAGCGGCGCTTCGAGGAGCGCTTCCAGATCCCGCTGCTGCTGGCGGTGCTCCTGCTCGCCCTCGAGCCGCTGGTCGGTGAACGGCGGCGGCGCATCGGTGCCGCCACACGCCGACGCTGGTTGGCTTGGCGCAGGAGCGTGGCATGA